A region of the Salvia splendens isolate huo1 chromosome 11, SspV2, whole genome shotgun sequence genome:
cgttgcattatagaagtTGGCGTAATGCAGTACAGGGGTAATTTGGCCATTTGATAGAAGCTGAACCGCCAAATCTTGGAAACTGCTAATTTTACGGGATTTCGAACGCAATAATTCTCCTTCTTCCATCAGTCATTAATCCCACAACCCTTACATCTACTCCCACTCTCTCCACTACGAAAACCCTATATTTCAACATCCCCAGCGCCGCTTTTGGAGATTTTTGATTTTCTCGACCAAATTTTCCGAGGGAATTAGCTTTCAACGCTGAAATCGACTCGGAAACCCCGACTAATTTCCAATAGGTATGTTTCAAGAGTGATTTAGGCgtcttttttttgtgattttgcaGACCAAAGCGGTGGTTTCGTGATTTCGCAGACCCGTTTTTGGGTTTGGTTATATAATGATGAATTCCAGTACCATGATACGTGTTTGTTGGTTTTGCCAGATCGAAAATGCCGAAGAGGGGTCGTCCGCTATCGCAAGTAACAGAGGCTGCAGGTATAATTTTACATCGTCCTGCTTCAAATCAATATTTGTTTTTTCATATTGTGAGTGATGGTTTTAGCAATTCTGTTAAATCCCCAGTATACATGTTGTGTGGTGTGATGACTAAATACTTCACACGGTTCATAATTTCAGATATATTCAATGATTTGTGGAACTATAAGCATGGGTTTTTGGAGTtactatgtgcattatttgtggtATATTAGttacaaattgaaaaatactttttttatatgGAGTTTAATTCATATGAACTAAGCATTATGTAACAtatgttatgcattatgtttaTCAAAACGTGCATTACAGATTAATTGTCGAACTGAAATTGTGTGTTTTGTATTACAATTTGTTGGTAACACAAGTACATTTGCATTTTGGATGAAATGCGTGATAAGGTCATTTGAATTTCCGAACATAATGTATGAATTGTGTTTCATAAAATATGCAGTACAGAGGTTCTGTGAAAAAATGTGTAGTCCGATGAAATAATAACGCATTATCAGGAGTATGTAATGAATTATCAGTAATATTTTGTCAATTATCAGTAGTATTTTATGCATTTTAAGTAATATTTTGTGCATCATCAGTATTATCTAAtgcattatcattattattgatTGCATTGTCAGTGGTATCTACTGGCATTACCAGTAATATTGAGTGCATTATCAGTGATGTTTAATGCATTATGCGAATGTGTTACGCAATCATTCATGTGATCTGATTAATTACGCCGGTTGCATTAATATGTAAACATTATGACGAACACATCATTACACATATCGTACTCTACTGTATGGAAAAGGTTTGAATTTGATTCTTTGTTTGTGCAATTTCAGAAAAACGAGTAAGATCGGAACTCGATGATGCAGTCGATGATTTGATTCCGGTAGCTTTGGCACAGAAATTGAGGGATCGGTTGGCAGCGGCTCCCCCTAGTACCTCAGTAGCTGATGTTCAACAGAAGCAAGTTAAGGGAAGAAAGACTGACCGACTTTACTGCAGACGAACACCATCGGAGTTTTTGAATTGCTTGAAGCAATTAAATCCGAGGCAGAGAAGGGCTGTGACAGAAATAGGTTTCGGTGCAGTACTCTGTTTCGACATTAAAGAAATACCCAGCTTTCTTGCGTTTTGGGTGTTGAATGCCGTCAACCTCGCCCGCTGCCAAATACAGCTTCCTGGTGGTGAAGCACTCACTTTGGACGAAGAGGACGTCCACTTGACATTGGGATTTCCAAGGGGCCCTACACAGATATCGAGACCGGACGTCCCTCAGACAAATTTTGTCTATAACGACTTGGTAGCTGAAAGGTGTCAAAAGGGACGGTTTAAGATGAGCCCGAAGGACATCTCGGAGTTAATGATGGCTGACACTGGGGGGGTGAAGATTTCAAGAAGCTCTTCACTGGAGAATGCGTTAATCGAGACACCTAGTGATGGGCATTGCAAGCCAAAAATTCTACACTTCATCGAGGATGCGCAAgatattaaaaatttgaattggTGTGGGTATGTGCTATCCGTCCTAGAGGCAACGTTTCCAAGCTACGCAAAAGGACAAAGTGCTTTGTTCAATGGACCAATACATTTCTTAGTGGTATGTGAATTTCTAACTCCATCACATAAGTAATATCTTGCATTACAAGTATTCACATGCTGCATTATGCATACTTATTTTTGCATTATAGACCACTGACACTGTTTGGTCAATATTAATAGTGCGCCTACGTCGACCGCGTAGTACATATTCGGAGACGGGTCATCCGCGCATGGCCAACGATGAAGGGTTGGACCCTCGAGTCTCTTAAACAGAACAGGAGCTTCAAGGGGATGACGAGATCACAACACGACTGACACAGGCTAGGCTGGATGAGGAGGAGTACAGTCAGGATTGGATTGATGAAATGGAAAAGATGATGGCAGCTTATGACAAAAAAAAGTCAATCGCAATTGGATTCACCCGGCCATCATTTGTGTTAGACGGTTTTGATTGCCCAGACCCGTTTGCCACACAGCCTTCCCCACAAGCAGGCCAGAGCTCCAGAAATGCTGAACCCCTCCACACCGATGCAAGAGCAGATTGTGCACCGGTTGTGCGTCAGCCAGAAGAAGCAGTGAATCATGCAGGGTCGGCAATGCCTGATATAGCCTCCGATGTTGGCATACCTGATGTCCCAACTGAAGCGCATATTTCGGTTCCAGGATCTGGTCTGGTGGTGGCTGGTGGCGTACGTGGAGAGGCTACGGTATCAATCATTAGACTTATAACTAACAAAGGCACGTTTTTTTGCTATTTTGCATTGCTTAAAGCAACGATTTTATGATGCAGGTGGGTTCGTCGGGTGAGGAAACTATAGGAGTAAGAGAAGGGGGTAAGGAGGTGGTGATAACAACAAAACCAAAGAGTGTTAAGGTAATCAAAGATATGCCATGTTGAGATGGTGGGGTCAAGGTTTGAATTAATTTAACATCTAGTGCATTATTACATGAGCTTTTTAACTTGTAAAGTCAAATATCTGACTTACTTGAAAACATAGGGAAAGGGAGCGAACAAAGCATGCATGACAAAGGAAATGGCTCTGAAACGTGGGCAGGAGAAACAGCCTGCCGTGTCAAAGGTCGGTACTAATGTAAAGTTGGTATGTCAGATATATTGTGCATTATCCAGTGTAGTATGTGCATTATGTATTATGTTTGATGCATTATATTGAGTATCTGATGCATTTTGTCAAATTAACTATTGATTGTGTTGGTTATGTAAATCAAATCTTAGTTATGCACTGTTTCAGGTATGCAGTATTTTGTACATATTTGATGAATTGTTAAGCTTACTATACTTTTAGCTATTTCTTATGTGTGCATTATTTTGTGTATCCTCTGCATTAATATCACGGCTTGCAGCATTATTTATTGTGCCATTTGCATTACTTGtagggttttaaacaaatatGTCATGAGTAGTGGATAATTTGTTTGGACATATGAACTATTTGCTGTAGTTTGTGTATTATAATGAATTGTACTTTAACAATGCGCTGACAGAGACCTCCCCTGTCCAAGGAGAAGGGGCTAGTGATTGCGGATGCTGGGACGGGTGGAATTGGTGACGACCTGCCATTAAAAACTGCGAGTGTTCTTGgtaaaggaaaggagaaggtgaaCAAGGCTAATGAGGCTGTCCGATAGGTATCAAAATAATAGATACCACCTTGTAAGGATTTTGGTTATTTACTTTTCACATATTTAATATATGCAGGTGACTTCAACCGTTGAAACGGCACGTGTAAGGAGAGCTAGTCCGGCTTTGCGCTCTCCTTTCAATGAGCGAGCTGTAAGGCTTACAGCCAAGGCTAACAGTAACGATAAGGAGCTACATTATTGGGTGCTTAGCACAGCGGAGACGCACGAATCAATCAGGTATGTACTGTTTGTTATGCTTTTCGTTGTGAATATGGTGATTATCTTTACTGTTTGTTTTgagtatttaattattacttTGTAAAGTCTACAAATACTACACATGTGCATTGTTGCAAGTAGTTACTGCATTATGAAATTCtcagtgtgcattatttaatCATTCAGTATTAGAAGTTTATTATACATAATGAACATACTTGGTattatattaattcattatttggatttgatagtgcattatgtagccaATTGTTAACATTACATTTGATATTTATATGCAGGGATGCAATTGTTTATGAAGACTCCTACAAACAAACTGCCCACTACTTGAATAATATGGAGAAGCTGAAGGCGCCAGATACAGTGTCCAGACTCTTCTTTTCCACACGACCATGCGTGAGTAAATCTTTTGTGTTATCTACGTACCAATTGAATCTTAATCTGTTTCTTGAGTACCTGAAGTACCGACCACGTTTGTAGGCACAATCATTGATAGACATCCCTGAAGGGTGGGATGAAGAAAGACGATTTACCGATTTTTTGACCATTCTTTTTGACGAAGCCCTTGGAGCCGGATACAGCAAATGGGAGAAACACGATCTGGTCAGTCTTAATATAAACTTATTTTTCTGAGAATCAATTGTATAGGACAGCATACAAGACCATTTAATGTTCTCATTATCATGTAGTTCTTCTTCCCAATTTGGGGGGAGAGACAACAATATGTGGTCTGCTTTGATGTGCCGGATAGCAAGATGAATATTATTGACCACACCCTGGCTGAGCAGCACGCATCGTTCGCCGACAAATATGGGACCACGCCATCTATGCTGGTATGTAATGAGACTACTCTGTTACTTGCTCTGTAATgcataaaaacacattttatgtATGCGTTACAATTATGTCTTTTTGTTTTAGCGGAAATTCCTGGCTGACGCAATTGATAAGTGCAAAGACTCAAGAATGGCTGATTTGATACGAGGCTGCACTACACATGTAGTTGCACTGCCGTGGCGGAACAACCTGTCCATAATGGAGGATGGTATGTACGTAATGCGCCACTTGGAGACGTACTTTGGAGAGAAGGATAAAGATTGGGATTGCGGGCTGACCGCAAAGGGAAGCAAA
Encoded here:
- the LOC121754656 gene encoding uncharacterized protein LOC121754656; the encoded protein is MTKEMALKRGQEKQPAVSKRPPLSKEKGLVIADAGTGGIGDDLPLKTASVLGKGKEKVTSTVETARVRRASPALRSPFNERAVRLTAKANSNDKELHYWVLSTAETHESIRDAIVYEDSYKQTAHYLNNMEKLKAPDTVSRLFFSTRPCAQSLIDIPEGWDEERRFTDFLTILFDEALGAGYSKWEKHDLVSLNINLFF
- the LOC121755121 gene encoding uncharacterized protein LOC121755121, producing the protein MNIIDHTLAEQHASFADKYGTTPSMLRKFLADAIDKCKDSRMADLIRGCTTHVVALPWRNNLSIMEDGMYVMRHLETYFGEKDKDWDCGLTAKGSKSLEMFRIKFARVLLTSPYNVRGAANQKKATKFWRDKPKNFNFEKWVENYGL
- the LOC121754655 gene encoding uncharacterized protein LOC121754655, with the protein product MPKRGRPLSQVTEAAEKRVRSELDDAVDDLIPVALAQKLRDRLAAAPPSTSVADVQQKQVKGRKTDRLYCRRTPSEFLNCLKQLNPRQRRAVTEIGFGAVLCFDIKEIPSFLAFWVLNAVNLARCQIQLPGGEALTLDEEDVHLTLGFPRGPTQISRPDVPQTNFVYNDLVAERCQKGRFKMSPKDISELMMADTGGVKISRSSSLENALIETPSDGHCKPKILHFIEDAQDIKNLNWCGYVLSVLEATFPSYAKGQSALFNGPIHFLVCAYVDRVVHIRRRVIRAWPTMKGWTLESLKQNRSFKGMTRSQHD